ACGGCACCGCGCAGCGCCACGGCCGGACCGGGACGGCGACCGAGCACCACGCCGCGTACCTGGTCGAGCTGTCGAAGGCCTGGGCGCTCGATCCGCGGCGGCCGGTGTGGCTCCAGGAGGTCGGGGCGCCCGCGCCGCTGATCCCGGCGGAGCACGCGGCCGCCTTCACCGAGGCGACCGTGGCGAACGTGCTGGACTGCCCGGACCTGTGGGGCGTGACCTGGTGGTGCTCGCACGACGTGTCCCGGGAGCTCGCGGACTTCCCGGAACTGGAGTACGGGCTCGGCCTGCTCACCAACGACCGCGAGGCCAAGCCGGCCGGCGCCGCCGTCGCCCGGATCGCGGCGCAGTGGCGGGGCCGGGAGCACCGCCCGGCCGTCCGGTCCACGGCGCTGGCCGTGGACGTCGGCGGGGCGCAGGCCGCGCCGCGGCGGTCGGTGTGTGCCCCGGGCGGGGCCTTCTTCGAGGCCTGGGCCGCGCTGACGGCCCAGGGGGTCCGCCCTGCGGTGGTCCTGGCGGAGCTCGCCGAGGACCCCGCCCACCTGTCCGCGCGCGGCATCACCGAGGTGCTGCGCGTGCACGACGTCACCTGACGAGGAACACCGCCTGACCTGTCACCCGTCACCCGTCACCCGTCACCCGTCACCGAGGAGCCCCGCATGTCCGAGACCGGCAACGGCGCCGACCCTCGCACCGCCCCTTCCCTCCGTACGGCACCCCCGGCACCCCCGGCTCCCGCACCTCCGATGTGTCCGGCCCGTACGGCGCCGCCGACCCGGCGGGGGGTTCTCGCCGCCGGAGCCGGGGCGGGGGCCGCCGCGCTGCTCGGCGCCGCCGGCGCGACCACGAGAGCCCAGGCCGCGGCGACCGCCCCGGGCACCCGGGCCGGCGCCGCCGCGCCCCCGGCCGACCTGGCCCCGTACGCCTCGTACTGGTTCCCCGACTCGCTCCCCCAGGGCTCCCCCGGCCCGGGCATCACCTGGCGCTCGCTCAAGCAGTGGGCCCCGGAGTCCGACCCGGACCTCGCGTACAACACCGCGACCGTGCCGCTCGCGCCCCGCTTCACCCCGGTGCCGCCGAACGCGGGCGCCCGCAGCGGCCAGGCGCGGATCTCCTCCCTGGTGTCCTTCGGGCCCACCGCCCAGAACCCCTCCCAGGGCTCCGCGACCGCCGACCACTACGCGCTGACGCACTGGGCGTACCTCGACGAGCTGGTGTTCTGGGGCGGCTCCTCCGGCGAGGGCATCGTGCTCGCCCCGAACGCGCCCGTGGTCGACGCGGCCCACCGCAACGGCGTCCCGGTGCTGGGCAACATCTTCCTGCCGCCCGTCGCGTACGGCGGCGACCTGCGGTGGACGCGGGACCTGGTGCAGCAGGACGCCCTCGGCCGGTTCCCGATCGCCGAGAAGCTGGTCGAGGTGGCGCGGACGTACGGGTTCGACGGCTGGTTCGTGAACGCCGAGACCGACGGCGGGGACGGCTCGCTCGCCGCGCGGATGCGGGGGTTCCTGCGCGCCCTGCGGGCGGCCGGCGCCCCGTACGGCCTGCGGATCACCTGGTACGACGCCATGAACAGCACCGGCCGGGTCGGCTGGCAGGGCGCGCTCAACCAGCTCAACCAGGAGTTCTTCGAGGACCGGGCGGGCCGGGTCGCGGACACGATGTACGTCGACTTTCGCTGGACGCAGCAGACCCTGGCCGCCTCCGGCGCGCTCGCCGACCGGCTGGGCCGCTCCCGCCACGAGCTGTGGGCGGCGCTCGACATGGAGTCCGACGGCTGGAATTCCACCGTCCGTTGGGACGCGATCATCCCGCGCGACCGCGATCACGTCGTCAGCATCGGCTTCTACCGGCCGGAGTGGACGCTGGGCCACCTCACCGACCGCTCCCCCGGCGCCTTCCACCGCGCCGACGACCGGTTCTGGACGGGCGAGTCCCTGGACCCGGCCCACCCCGCGCCCGAGGGCACCTGGCGGGCGCCCGCCACCGCCGTAGCGGACCGGTCCACCGTCGCCGCCCTGCCCTTCGCCTGCGGCTTCAACACCGGGCACGGGGAGCGCTGGTACGAGGACGGCAAGGTCACCTCCGACACCGCCTGGAACCACCTCGGGCTCCAGGACCGGCTCCCGGGCCGCCGCTGGGCCGTGCAGAGCGCCGGGCAGCGCCCGACGGTGACGCTGGACTTCGCGAAGGCCTGGCGCGGCGGCTCCAGCCTCCTCGTGGCGGGCAGGCTCACCGCGCCGGCCGCGGTCGGGCTGCACGCGACCCGGCTGCCCCTGACCGGCTCGACCGTGCTGGAGCTGGTGCACGCCACCGAGGCGGGCGCGCTCACCATTGAGGTGGGCGTGGCCACCCGCGAGCCGGCCGCCCCGGGCGAGCCGGTCCCGTACACCTGGCTGAAGACGCAGGCCCGGGGCTCCGGCCAGGGCGCCTGGCGCACCTCTCGGGTCGGGCTCTCGTCCCTGGCGGGCCGGACCGCGTACGGCCTGGCCGTACGGATCACGGCCCGCGGGAACACGGCGGTGGCCTGGCGGCTCGGCGCCCTGTCGGTACGCGACGACACCGCGCGGCGGCGCCCGGCGTCTCCCAGTGCGCTGACCGTGGACGCCCAGACCCAGCAGGACGGCAAGGCCTCCGTGCGACTGTCCTGGCGCCGGGCAGCCGGGCCGGTCCGCCACTACGAGCTGTACCGCCTGCTCCCGGACGGCCGCCCCCGCTTCCTCGGCGGCACCTGCGGCACGGCCCTCCACCTCCCGGCCGTCATCCGCGCCGGGCGGGAGCGGGCGGCCGCCTTCGAGGTCCGGGCCGTGGACGAGCTGTACGCGGCCTCCGCCCCGGCCGGTACCACCCTCCCGTGGGCCGGATCCGCCTGACCGTCCCGGACGGGCCCCGGACCGGCCCTGGACCGCCCTGCAGCGGTACTGCTCAGGGCGTGTGCGGATCGCTGCGCGGGACGGCCACCGTGACCCGCAGCCCGTGCGGCGGGTTCGTCTCGTACGAGAGGGACCCGCCGCCCGCGGCGAGCAGGGCCCGGGAGATCGACAGGCCGAGCCCGGAGCCCTTGATGTTCTGGTGGCGGCCGCTGCGCCAGAACCGGTCGCCGACGCGGAGCAGCTCCTCGTCGGTGAGGCCGGGGCCGCGGTCGGCGACGACGACGTGCACGAAGGGCCCGGCCGCGTCGACGGACACCTCGACCTCTTCCCCCCCGGGAGTGAACTTGAGGGCGTTGTCGATGACGGCGTCGAGCGCGCTGGAGAGCGCGACGGGGTCGGCCCAGCCCGTGACGGCGGCCCGGCCCGTCTCGGTGATCCGTACGCCCTTCTCCTCGGCGTACGGACGCCAGGC
The Streptomyces sp. NBC_01296 DNA segment above includes these coding regions:
- a CDS encoding endo-beta-N-acetylglucosaminidase, with translation MCPARTAPPTRRGVLAAGAGAGAAALLGAAGATTRAQAAATAPGTRAGAAAPPADLAPYASYWFPDSLPQGSPGPGITWRSLKQWAPESDPDLAYNTATVPLAPRFTPVPPNAGARSGQARISSLVSFGPTAQNPSQGSATADHYALTHWAYLDELVFWGGSSGEGIVLAPNAPVVDAAHRNGVPVLGNIFLPPVAYGGDLRWTRDLVQQDALGRFPIAEKLVEVARTYGFDGWFVNAETDGGDGSLAARMRGFLRALRAAGAPYGLRITWYDAMNSTGRVGWQGALNQLNQEFFEDRAGRVADTMYVDFRWTQQTLAASGALADRLGRSRHELWAALDMESDGWNSTVRWDAIIPRDRDHVVSIGFYRPEWTLGHLTDRSPGAFHRADDRFWTGESLDPAHPAPEGTWRAPATAVADRSTVAALPFACGFNTGHGERWYEDGKVTSDTAWNHLGLQDRLPGRRWAVQSAGQRPTVTLDFAKAWRGGSSLLVAGRLTAPAAVGLHATRLPLTGSTVLELVHATEAGALTIEVGVATREPAAPGEPVPYTWLKTQARGSGQGAWRTSRVGLSSLAGRTAYGLAVRITARGNTAVAWRLGALSVRDDTARRRPASPSALTVDAQTQQDGKASVRLSWRRAAGPVRHYELYRLLPDGRPRFLGGTCGTALHLPAVIRAGRERAAAFEVRAVDELYAASAPAGTTLPWAGSA